In Gemmata obscuriglobus, a single genomic region encodes these proteins:
- a CDS encoding alpha/beta fold hydrolase, whose translation MSNTSDPASLQLRTNALPDDDGPPFPNPAMPLFPFVSRVATRRGLRMAYLDEGRGDTVVMLHGNPTWGFYYRNLVLSLRESYRCVVPDHIGCGLSDKPGTDRYDYSLKSRIDDLEWLLEERGLTRDLTLVVHDWGGMIGMGFAARHPERVKRIVAMNTGGFPLPAGKKLPPSLWLGRNTKLGAWLITRRNWFCKFAAKWCATKRPLPADVKAGYLAPYDTPAHRVAVLKFVQTIPLAPSDPGYDIVSGAAASLEKFRDTPTLLLWGMKDFVFDRHFLEEWQRHFPHAEVHTWPDCGHYLLDDAGELAITRVWEFLQRHPLT comes from the coding sequence ATGAGCAACACCTCGGACCCCGCTTCGCTCCAGCTCCGCACGAACGCCCTGCCGGATGACGACGGGCCGCCGTTTCCGAACCCGGCGATGCCGCTGTTCCCCTTCGTCTCGCGCGTGGCGACGCGGCGCGGGCTCCGGATGGCGTACCTCGACGAGGGCCGCGGCGACACGGTCGTGATGCTCCACGGGAACCCCACCTGGGGCTTCTACTACCGCAACCTCGTGCTGTCGCTGCGCGAGTCGTACCGCTGCGTCGTTCCGGACCACATCGGCTGCGGGCTCTCCGACAAACCGGGAACGGACCGGTACGACTACTCCCTGAAAAGCCGCATCGACGATCTGGAGTGGCTCCTTGAGGAACGCGGGCTGACGCGCGACCTCACGCTGGTGGTACACGACTGGGGCGGAATGATCGGGATGGGGTTCGCCGCTCGGCATCCAGAGCGCGTGAAGCGGATCGTGGCGATGAACACCGGGGGGTTCCCCCTGCCGGCGGGCAAGAAGCTGCCGCCGTCGCTGTGGCTCGGGCGGAACACCAAACTCGGCGCGTGGCTCATCACCCGGCGCAACTGGTTCTGCAAGTTCGCCGCGAAGTGGTGTGCCACGAAGCGCCCGCTCCCCGCGGACGTGAAGGCCGGCTACCTCGCGCCTTACGACACCCCGGCGCACCGGGTGGCGGTGCTCAAATTCGTGCAAACGATCCCGCTGGCGCCGTCCGATCCGGGTTACGACATCGTCAGCGGCGCCGCGGCCTCGCTGGAGAAGTTCCGCGACACCCCGACCTTGCTGCTGTGGGGAATGAAGGACTTCGTGTTCGACCGCCACTTCCTCGAAGAGTGGCAGCGGCACTTCCCGCACGCGGAAGTTCACACCTGGCCCGACTGCGGGCACTACCTGCTCGACGACGCGGGCGAACTGGCGATCACGCGGGTGTGGGAGTTCCTCCAGCGGCACCCGCTGACCTGA
- a CDS encoding SDR family NAD(P)-dependent oxidoreductase has product MSDSRKVALVTGSATGVGRACAVRFAKLGYAVVVNYSRSEADARETLALVEAVGAPALLQRQTWPTRAR; this is encoded by the coding sequence ATGTCCGATTCACGAAAGGTCGCGCTCGTGACCGGCAGCGCGACCGGCGTCGGCCGGGCGTGCGCGGTGCGGTTCGCAAAGCTCGGGTACGCGGTCGTGGTCAACTACTCGCGGTCCGAGGCCGACGCCCGCGAGACGCTGGCGCTCGTGGAGGCCGTGGGCGCCCCGGCCCTGCTGCAAAGGCAAACGTGGCCGACGCGAGCGAGGTAA
- a CDS encoding thioredoxin family protein has translation MASPNVIELTEGNWNEHVTSGTLVVADFWAPWCGPCRRLSSTIDAVADQFAGKVKVGKLNVDENPSLAVKYDVMTIPRILFFKGGDTPVHTESGVLSQDDLAKLIGQYA, from the coding sequence ATGGCCAGCCCAAACGTGATTGAACTGACCGAGGGTAACTGGAACGAGCACGTGACCAGCGGCACCCTGGTGGTTGCGGACTTCTGGGCGCCGTGGTGCGGCCCGTGCCGTCGGCTCTCGTCCACCATTGACGCGGTCGCCGACCAGTTCGCCGGCAAGGTCAAGGTCGGCAAGTTGAACGTGGACGAGAACCCGAGCTTGGCCGTCAAATACGACGTGATGACGATCCCGCGTATCCTGTTTTTTAAGGGCGGCGACACACCCGTTCACACCGAGAGCGGCGTGCTCTCGCAGGACGACCTCGCCAAGCTCATTGGGCAGTACGCGTAA
- a CDS encoding NAD-dependent epimerase/dehydratase family protein produces the protein MKAVVTGGGGFLGGAVVRLLRQRGDSVRSFTRSAYPWLDELGVEQSLGNLSDLESVERAVSGCDVVFHVAAKAGVWGRYSAYYSTNVVGTQNVIAACKTHGVRRLVYTSTPSVVHAGGDNEGANESLPYPKHFDAAYPETKAKAEKAVLAANGSDLATVSLRPHLIFGPGDPHLIPRIIDSARAGKLKRIGNRPAKVDVTYIDNAAQSQLDAADRLDIGTAPAGKAYFISNGEPVELWPFVDRILAEAGLPPVTARVSAWKARLAGRVLESVYWLFRLPGEPPMTRFVANQMSTSHWYDISAARRDLGYEPKVSVEEGLRRLGERLRLA, from the coding sequence GTGAAGGCGGTCGTTACGGGCGGCGGCGGGTTTCTCGGCGGGGCGGTCGTGCGGCTGCTTCGGCAAAGGGGCGACTCCGTCCGCTCGTTCACCCGCTCGGCGTACCCGTGGCTCGACGAACTCGGCGTCGAACAGTCACTTGGCAACCTCTCGGACTTGGAGTCGGTCGAGCGTGCGGTGTCCGGCTGCGATGTGGTGTTCCACGTCGCGGCGAAGGCCGGCGTGTGGGGGCGCTACTCGGCCTACTACAGCACCAACGTTGTGGGCACGCAGAACGTGATCGCAGCGTGCAAGACGCATGGCGTCCGGCGCCTCGTATACACCTCGACGCCGAGCGTGGTTCACGCGGGCGGCGACAACGAGGGGGCGAACGAGTCGCTCCCGTACCCGAAGCACTTCGACGCCGCGTACCCCGAGACGAAGGCGAAAGCCGAGAAGGCCGTGTTGGCCGCGAACGGTTCGGACCTCGCGACGGTGTCGCTCCGGCCGCACCTGATTTTCGGGCCGGGGGACCCGCACCTGATCCCGCGCATCATCGACTCCGCTCGCGCCGGGAAACTGAAGCGGATCGGCAACCGACCGGCCAAGGTCGATGTGACGTACATCGACAACGCTGCGCAGTCGCAACTCGATGCCGCGGATCGGCTCGACATCGGCACCGCGCCAGCCGGGAAGGCGTACTTCATCTCAAACGGCGAACCGGTGGAGTTGTGGCCGTTCGTTGACCGCATTTTGGCCGAAGCCGGATTGCCGCCGGTCACAGCTCGCGTGTCGGCGTGGAAGGCGCGGCTGGCGGGGCGGGTGCTGGAGTCGGTGTACTGGTTGTTCCGGCTTCCAGGCGAACCGCCGATGACGCGGTTCGTGGCGAACCAGATGTCCACGTCGCACTGGTACGACATTAGTGCGGCCCGGCGGGACCTCGGTTATGAGCCCAAGGTGTCAGTTGAAGAGGGGCTGCGGCGACTCGGTGAACGGCTGCGATTGGCGTAA
- a CDS encoding 3-oxoacyl-ACP synthase III, which translates to MKYNRVHLEAIGYELPPVVVSTAELEARLAPVYKSLNMSPGQLELLTGISERRWWEPGYPLSKGAAAAGRKALAAADISASEIDVLIYAGVCRENFEPATACAVAHELNINPNAAIFDLSNACLGVLNGIVEVANKIELGQAQAGLVVSAETAREINENVIDRMVRTKSVELFRESIATLTGGSGAVAVLVVSAELSREKRRKLLGGATQNAPQYHNLCRWGLQSLLPSAVGTVERVLGANAAGLMQKSVDNATGLVQKGVDLGMRHVMIPFMETHAGEVLKYGVELGHRTWQKFLTKLSWRPDFLDKVICHQVGAGHRDAVLRAIGVSPEKDFSTFEYLGNIGTVSLPITAAIAEEREFLRPGDRVGFLGIGSGLNCLMLGLEW; encoded by the coding sequence ATGAAATACAACCGCGTTCACCTCGAAGCGATCGGGTACGAGCTGCCGCCGGTGGTGGTTTCCACCGCGGAACTCGAAGCGCGGCTCGCGCCGGTGTACAAATCGCTGAACATGTCACCGGGGCAGTTGGAACTGCTCACGGGCATCAGCGAGCGCCGGTGGTGGGAGCCCGGCTACCCGCTCTCGAAGGGCGCGGCCGCCGCGGGCCGTAAAGCGCTGGCCGCGGCGGACATCTCCGCGTCGGAAATCGACGTGCTGATCTACGCGGGCGTGTGCCGGGAGAACTTCGAGCCGGCCACCGCGTGCGCCGTGGCCCACGAGCTGAACATCAACCCGAACGCCGCGATCTTCGACCTGAGCAACGCGTGCCTGGGCGTGCTGAACGGCATCGTCGAGGTCGCGAACAAGATCGAACTCGGACAGGCGCAGGCGGGGCTCGTGGTTTCGGCGGAGACGGCGCGGGAGATCAACGAGAACGTGATCGACCGCATGGTGCGGACGAAGTCGGTCGAACTGTTCCGCGAGAGCATCGCGACGCTCACCGGCGGGTCCGGGGCGGTCGCGGTGCTGGTCGTCAGCGCGGAGCTGTCGCGCGAGAAGCGGCGGAAGCTGCTCGGCGGGGCGACCCAGAACGCGCCCCAGTACCACAACCTGTGCCGGTGGGGGCTCCAGTCGCTGCTCCCCTCGGCGGTCGGCACCGTGGAGCGGGTCCTGGGAGCGAACGCCGCGGGGCTGATGCAGAAGAGCGTCGACAACGCCACGGGGCTGGTGCAGAAGGGCGTCGACCTCGGGATGCGGCACGTGATGATTCCGTTCATGGAGACGCACGCCGGCGAGGTGCTGAAGTACGGCGTCGAACTCGGCCACCGCACCTGGCAGAAGTTCCTGACGAAACTGAGCTGGCGGCCGGACTTCCTTGATAAGGTGATTTGTCACCAAGTGGGCGCCGGGCACCGCGACGCGGTGCTGCGGGCGATCGGCGTTTCGCCGGAGAAGGACTTCAGCACGTTCGAGTACCTGGGCAACATTGGCACCGTCTCGCTGCCGATCACCGCGGCCATTGCGGAGGAACGGGAGTTCCTCCGGCCGGGCGACCGGGTCGGTTTCCTGGGCATCGGCAGCGGGCTGAACTGCCTGATGCTCGGGCTGGAGTGGTAG
- a CDS encoding fatty acid CoA ligase family protein: protein MNTSLNVASHLVRMAAEHPTQVAVYAPRGRVRRDGPTEHRAITFRELNADSDAIAHGLASAGVARGTRTALMVPPSPDFFALTFALFKVGAVPVLIDPGMGVRNLGKCLAEAGPEAFIGVAKAHAARRVLGWAKGTVRATVNVSRWRFFCDTSLARVRKAGRGSGPYPVPDSQATEPAAVLFTSGSTGVAKGVVYVHGIFDAQVKLLKATYGIAPGEIDLCTFPLFALFGPALGMTCVIPDMDASRPARLDPHKAAAQIKQFGVTSLFGSPAVIRRLGELTVPSRRVSGPKSENSAAPDSGPETRRLETLKRVISAGAPASAASLERFVRLLPDGVEVFTPYGATEALPVANIGSREILGETRHLTDQGKGVCVGRPVPGVEVRVIRISDQPVAEWDDSLLVPQGEVGEFVVRGPVVTQLYYNRPDATKLAKIRDPKTGEVLHRMGDVGYFDAQGRLWFCGRKSHRVVTPHGTLFTDMVEPIFNTVPGVRRTALVGVTRRGITYPVLWVELDRSSEPGSTLFDAVGGPSGPALDGLMSSIGQRSAAARRVVTYLLHPEFPMDVRHNSKIFREKLAVQADKLFGPNWSPGEQA, encoded by the coding sequence ATGAACACCTCCCTCAACGTCGCCTCGCATTTGGTCCGGATGGCCGCGGAGCACCCAACGCAGGTGGCGGTTTACGCGCCCCGCGGCCGGGTGCGCCGCGACGGCCCGACCGAACACCGGGCGATCACCTTCCGCGAGCTGAACGCCGACTCCGACGCGATCGCCCACGGGCTCGCGTCGGCGGGCGTCGCCCGGGGCACGCGCACGGCCCTGATGGTGCCGCCGTCGCCGGACTTCTTCGCCCTAACCTTTGCTCTTTTCAAGGTCGGCGCCGTCCCGGTGCTGATCGACCCCGGAATGGGCGTCAGGAACCTCGGCAAGTGCCTTGCGGAGGCCGGGCCGGAAGCGTTCATCGGGGTCGCGAAGGCGCACGCGGCGCGGCGCGTGCTGGGGTGGGCGAAGGGCACCGTTCGCGCCACCGTGAACGTGTCCCGGTGGCGGTTCTTCTGCGACACCTCGCTCGCGCGGGTGCGCAAGGCCGGGCGCGGGAGCGGGCCGTACCCGGTGCCGGATTCGCAGGCGACGGAGCCGGCGGCGGTCCTGTTCACCAGCGGCAGCACCGGTGTGGCGAAGGGGGTGGTGTACGTCCACGGCATCTTCGACGCGCAAGTGAAACTGCTGAAGGCCACCTACGGCATCGCGCCGGGCGAGATCGACCTCTGTACGTTCCCGCTGTTCGCGTTGTTCGGCCCGGCGCTCGGGATGACGTGCGTGATCCCGGACATGGACGCGAGCCGCCCGGCCCGCCTCGACCCTCATAAGGCCGCGGCGCAAATCAAGCAGTTCGGCGTCACGAGCCTGTTCGGCTCGCCGGCCGTGATCCGCCGGTTGGGGGAATTAACGGTCCCAAGTCGGCGGGTCTCCGGTCCCAAGTCAGAAAACAGTGCGGCCCCCGACTCGGGACCGGAGACCCGCCGACTTGAGACGCTCAAAAGGGTTATCTCCGCTGGGGCTCCGGCGTCAGCAGCGTCACTCGAGCGGTTCGTTCGCCTTCTTCCCGACGGCGTCGAGGTGTTCACCCCTTACGGGGCAACCGAAGCGCTGCCGGTTGCGAACATCGGTAGCCGTGAGATCCTGGGCGAAACGCGGCACCTGACCGACCAAGGTAAGGGCGTGTGCGTCGGGCGGCCCGTGCCGGGGGTGGAGGTGCGGGTGATCCGCATCAGCGACCAGCCGGTCGCCGAGTGGGACGATTCGCTCCTCGTGCCGCAGGGGGAGGTGGGCGAGTTCGTGGTCCGCGGGCCGGTGGTGACGCAACTGTACTACAACCGCCCCGACGCGACCAAGTTGGCGAAGATTCGCGACCCGAAAACCGGCGAAGTTCTGCACCGCATGGGTGACGTCGGGTATTTTGACGCGCAAGGGCGGCTCTGGTTCTGTGGGCGCAAATCGCACCGGGTCGTGACGCCCCACGGCACACTGTTTACCGACATGGTTGAGCCGATCTTTAATACCGTCCCGGGGGTGCGCCGGACGGCTCTGGTGGGGGTGACTCGCCGCGGAATTACGTACCCCGTGCTCTGGGTCGAACTGGACCGTAGCAGCGAGCCGGGGAGCACCCTCTTTGACGCGGTCGGGGGACCGTCCGGTCCGGCGCTGGACGGGCTCATGTCTAGTATTGGACAGCGCTCTGCGGCAGCACGCCGCGTGGTCACGTACCTGCTGCACCCGGAGTTCCCGATGGACGTGCGGCACAACTCCAAGATCTTTCGCGAGAAGCTCGCGGTGCAGGCCGATAAGTTATTTGGTCCGAACTGGAGTCCCGGGGAACAAGCGTGA